The following coding sequences lie in one Takifugu rubripes chromosome 8, fTakRub1.2, whole genome shotgun sequence genomic window:
- the LOC101078603 gene encoding putative ATP-dependent RNA helicase Pl10 isoform X7 — translation MSHVAVEGVHGLEQQLAVLDLTAADGQGRYIPPHLRNKDASKNGNAFVAGRQAGYAIAPAANYGWDGGRNNFVNGYHDNRMPGGNSFNRGPPRMERGRGGVGGGYRGNRGGAFNPINPAQPMAFAGYEAKDAVGWNTAKDAYNNFGSNRGKSAFFNDRGNANRGRFEHGGFGGGGGNSRWVEESRDDGDWSKPTPRNERLEHELFSGSNTGINFERYDDIPVEATGHNCPHHIESFQDLDLGEIIMGNIALSRYTRPTPVQKYAIPIIKSKRDLMACAQTGSGKTAAFLLPILSQIYTEGPGEALNAAKASGQENGKYGRRKQFPISLILAPTRELALQIYDEARKFSYRSKVRPCVVYGGADIGQQIRDLERGCHLLVATPGRLVDMMERGKIGLDYCNYLVLDEADRMLDMGFEPQIRRIVEQDTMPHKGIRHTMMFSATFPKEIQILARDFLEDYIFLAVGRVGSTSENITQKVVWVEESDKRSFLLDLLSATVIPSEVQDNTGDNIEKPGKDSLTLVFVETKKGADALEDFLYREGYACTSIHGDRSQRDREEALSQFRSGKCPILVATAVAARGLDISNVKHVINFDLPSDIEEYVHRIGRTGRVGNLGLATSFFNDKNGNITKDLLDILGEAKQEIPSWLESLAYEHQHKSSTRGRSKRFAGGFGARDYRQTAAGGNAGGFAGRGRNQGGHGGARGFGGGGFGNFYTSDGYGGNYSHSQVDWWGN, via the exons ATGAGTCATGTGGCCGTCGAAGGTGTCCACGGTCTggaacagcag TTGGCTGTACTGGACTTGACTGCAGCAGATGGACAAG GAAGATACATTCCTCCACATTTAAGAAACAAGGATGCTTCCAAAAATG GAAATGCCTTTGTTGCTGGCCGACAGGCGGGTTACGCCATTGCACCTGCAGCAAACT ATGGTTGGGATGGAGGACGCAACAATTTTGTAAATGGCTACCATGATAACCGCATGCCCGGTGGTAACTCCTTTAACCGTGGGCCACCTCGTATGGAGCGGGGAcgaggaggagttggaggaggtTACCGCGGTAACAGGGGTGGAGCCTTTAACCCCATCAACCCAGCACAGCCAATGGCCTTTGCTGGCTATGAAGCGAAAG ATGCCGTAGGCTGGAACACTGCTAAGGATGCCTATAATAACTTTGGGAGCAACAGGGGAAAATCAGCATTCTTTAATGATAGAGGCAACGCAAACAGAGGGAG GTTTGAGCACGGAGGATTTGGCGGCGGCGGAGGAAACAGCCGCTGGGTTGAGGAGTCCAGAGATGATGGTGACTGGTCCAAACCAACACCTCGTAATGAACGCCTTGAACA TGAGTTGTTTTCTGGCAGTAATACTGGGATTAATTTTGAGAGATATGATGACATTCCCGTTGAGGCCACAGGACACAACTGCCCTCACCACATTGAAAGT TTCCAAGATCTTGATCTGGGTGAGATTATCATGGGAAACATTGCTTTAAGTCGGTACACAAGACCGACTCCTGTCCAGAAGTATGCCATCCCCATTATCAAGTCAAAGCGAGACCTCATGGCCTGTGCACAGACAG GCTCTGGGAAGACTGCAGCATTCCTGTTGCCAATTCTCAGCCAAATCTACACCGAAGGACCAGGAGAAGCTCTTAATGCAGCCAAGGCCTCTGGACAG GAAAATGGAAAGTACGGCCGTCGCAAGCAGTTCCCGATTTCTCTGATCCTGGCTCCAACCAGAGAACTGGCTCTGCAAATATACGATGAAGCCAGGAAG TTTTCCTACAGATCCAAAGTGCGACCTTGTGTTGTCTATGGTGGAGCAGACATTGGTCAGCAGATCAGAGATCTGGAGAGaggctgccacctgctggtggcaACTCCAGGAAGACTGGTAGACATGATGGAGAGGGGAAAGATCGGGCTGGACTACTGCAA CTACCTGGTCTTAGATGAAGCTGATCGCATGCTGGATATGGGCTTTGAACCCCAGATAAGACGTATTGTGGAACAGGACACCATGCCACATAAAGGCATTCGACACACCATGATGTTCAGTGCTACCTTTCCTAAAGAGATTCAG ATCCTGGCCAGGGACTTCCTGGAGGACTATATCTTCCTGGCAGTGGGCCGAGTTGGCTCCACTTCTGAGAATATTACTCAGAAGGTGGTGTGGGTGGAGGAGAGTGACAAGAGGTCTTTTCTGCTGGACCTGCTCAGTGCTACAG TCATCCCCAGTGAGGTTCAGGACAATACTGGAGACAACATAGAGAAACCTG gaaaGGACTCGTTGACTCTGGTTTTTGTGGAGACAAAGAAAGGTGCTGATGCCTTGGAGGACTTCCTGTATCGAGAGGGGTATGCTTGCACCAGTATCCATGGTGACCGCTCCCAGAGAGATCGTGAGGAGGCCCTCAGTCAATTTAGATCAGGAAAATGTCCCATTCTGGTGGCCACAGCG GTAGCTGCTCGAGGTCTGGACATCTCCAACGTGAAGCATGTTATCAACTTTGACCTGCCCAGTGACATAGAGGAGTATGTCCACCGTATTGGACGTACAGGACGTGTCGGGAATCTGG GACTGGCAACATCTTTCTTTAATGATAAAAATGGGAACATCACTAAGGACCTACTGGACATCCTTGGTGAGGCCAAACAAGAAATTCCGTCTTGGCTCGAGAGCCTGGCCTATGAACACCAGCATAAGAGCAGCACCAGGGGGCGCTCTAAGAG GTTTGCTGGTGGCTTTGGAGCTCGTGATTATCGCCAGACTGCTGCAGGAGGCAACGCGGGAGGCTTTGCAGGACGTGGTCGCAACCAGGGAGGACATGGAGGGGCGCGTGGCTTTGGAGGAG gTGGTTTTGGTAACTTCTACACCAGTGATGGCTATGGAGGCAACTACTCACACTCTCAAGTTGACTGGTGGGGCAATTAG
- the LOC101078603 gene encoding ATP-dependent RNA helicase DDX3X-like isoform X8, whose amino-acid sequence MSHVAVEGVHGLEQQLAVLDLTAADGQGGGNKFQTLSSCSAGNAFVAGRQAGYAIAPAANYGWDGGRNNFVNGYHDNRMPGGNSFNRGPPRMERGRGGVGGGYRGNRGGAFNPINPAQPMAFAGYEAKDAVGWNTAKDAYNNFGSNRGKSAFFNDRGNANRGRFEHGGFGGGGGNSRWVEESRDDGDWSKPTPRNERLEHELFSGSNTGINFERYDDIPVEATGHNCPHHIESFQDLDLGEIIMGNIALSRYTRPTPVQKYAIPIIKSKRDLMACAQTGSGKTAAFLLPILSQIYTEGPGEALNAAKASGQENGKYGRRKQFPISLILAPTRELALQIYDEARKFSYRSKVRPCVVYGGADIGQQIRDLERGCHLLVATPGRLVDMMERGKIGLDYCNYLVLDEADRMLDMGFEPQIRRIVEQDTMPHKGIRHTMMFSATFPKEIQILARDFLEDYIFLAVGRVGSTSENITQKVVWVEESDKRSFLLDLLSATVIPSEVQDNTGDNIEKPGKDSLTLVFVETKKGADALEDFLYREGYACTSIHGDRSQRDREEALSQFRSGKCPILVATAVAARGLDISNVKHVINFDLPSDIEEYVHRIGRTGRVGNLGLATSFFNDKNGNITKDLLDILGEAKQEIPSWLESLAYEHQHKSSTRGRSKRFAGGFGARDYRQTAAGGNAGGFAGRGRNQGGHGGARGFGGGGFGNFYTSDGYGGNYSHSQVDWWGN is encoded by the exons ATGAGTCATGTGGCCGTCGAAGGTGTCCACGGTCTggaacagcag TTGGCTGTACTGGACTTGACTGCAGCAGATGGACAAGGTGGAGGCAACA AATTTCAAACACTATCTTCGTGTTCAGCAGGAAATGCCTTTGTTGCTGGCCGACAGGCGGGTTACGCCATTGCACCTGCAGCAAACT ATGGTTGGGATGGAGGACGCAACAATTTTGTAAATGGCTACCATGATAACCGCATGCCCGGTGGTAACTCCTTTAACCGTGGGCCACCTCGTATGGAGCGGGGAcgaggaggagttggaggaggtTACCGCGGTAACAGGGGTGGAGCCTTTAACCCCATCAACCCAGCACAGCCAATGGCCTTTGCTGGCTATGAAGCGAAAG ATGCCGTAGGCTGGAACACTGCTAAGGATGCCTATAATAACTTTGGGAGCAACAGGGGAAAATCAGCATTCTTTAATGATAGAGGCAACGCAAACAGAGGGAG GTTTGAGCACGGAGGATTTGGCGGCGGCGGAGGAAACAGCCGCTGGGTTGAGGAGTCCAGAGATGATGGTGACTGGTCCAAACCAACACCTCGTAATGAACGCCTTGAACA TGAGTTGTTTTCTGGCAGTAATACTGGGATTAATTTTGAGAGATATGATGACATTCCCGTTGAGGCCACAGGACACAACTGCCCTCACCACATTGAAAGT TTCCAAGATCTTGATCTGGGTGAGATTATCATGGGAAACATTGCTTTAAGTCGGTACACAAGACCGACTCCTGTCCAGAAGTATGCCATCCCCATTATCAAGTCAAAGCGAGACCTCATGGCCTGTGCACAGACAG GCTCTGGGAAGACTGCAGCATTCCTGTTGCCAATTCTCAGCCAAATCTACACCGAAGGACCAGGAGAAGCTCTTAATGCAGCCAAGGCCTCTGGACAG GAAAATGGAAAGTACGGCCGTCGCAAGCAGTTCCCGATTTCTCTGATCCTGGCTCCAACCAGAGAACTGGCTCTGCAAATATACGATGAAGCCAGGAAG TTTTCCTACAGATCCAAAGTGCGACCTTGTGTTGTCTATGGTGGAGCAGACATTGGTCAGCAGATCAGAGATCTGGAGAGaggctgccacctgctggtggcaACTCCAGGAAGACTGGTAGACATGATGGAGAGGGGAAAGATCGGGCTGGACTACTGCAA CTACCTGGTCTTAGATGAAGCTGATCGCATGCTGGATATGGGCTTTGAACCCCAGATAAGACGTATTGTGGAACAGGACACCATGCCACATAAAGGCATTCGACACACCATGATGTTCAGTGCTACCTTTCCTAAAGAGATTCAG ATCCTGGCCAGGGACTTCCTGGAGGACTATATCTTCCTGGCAGTGGGCCGAGTTGGCTCCACTTCTGAGAATATTACTCAGAAGGTGGTGTGGGTGGAGGAGAGTGACAAGAGGTCTTTTCTGCTGGACCTGCTCAGTGCTACAG TCATCCCCAGTGAGGTTCAGGACAATACTGGAGACAACATAGAGAAACCTG gaaaGGACTCGTTGACTCTGGTTTTTGTGGAGACAAAGAAAGGTGCTGATGCCTTGGAGGACTTCCTGTATCGAGAGGGGTATGCTTGCACCAGTATCCATGGTGACCGCTCCCAGAGAGATCGTGAGGAGGCCCTCAGTCAATTTAGATCAGGAAAATGTCCCATTCTGGTGGCCACAGCG GTAGCTGCTCGAGGTCTGGACATCTCCAACGTGAAGCATGTTATCAACTTTGACCTGCCCAGTGACATAGAGGAGTATGTCCACCGTATTGGACGTACAGGACGTGTCGGGAATCTGG GACTGGCAACATCTTTCTTTAATGATAAAAATGGGAACATCACTAAGGACCTACTGGACATCCTTGGTGAGGCCAAACAAGAAATTCCGTCTTGGCTCGAGAGCCTGGCCTATGAACACCAGCATAAGAGCAGCACCAGGGGGCGCTCTAAGAG GTTTGCTGGTGGCTTTGGAGCTCGTGATTATCGCCAGACTGCTGCAGGAGGCAACGCGGGAGGCTTTGCAGGACGTGGTCGCAACCAGGGAGGACATGGAGGGGCGCGTGGCTTTGGAGGAG gTGGTTTTGGTAACTTCTACACCAGTGATGGCTATGGAGGCAACTACTCACACTCTCAAGTTGACTGGTGGGGCAATTAG
- the LOC101078603 gene encoding ATP-dependent RNA helicase DDX3X-like isoform X2 — protein sequence MSHVAVEGVHGLEQQLAVLDLTAADGQGRYIPPHLRNKDASKNEFQTLSSCSAGNAFVAGRQAGYAIAPAANYGWDGGRNNFVNGYHDNRMPGGNSFNRGPPRMERGRGGVGGGYRGNRGGAFNPINPAQPMAFAGYEAKDAVGWNTAKDAYNNFGSNRGKSAFFNDRGNANRGRFEHGGFGGGGGNSRWVEESRDDGDWSKPTPRNERLEHELFSGSNTGINFERYDDIPVEATGHNCPHHIESFQDLDLGEIIMGNIALSRYTRPTPVQKYAIPIIKSKRDLMACAQTGSGKTAAFLLPILSQIYTEGPGEALNAAKASGQENGKYGRRKQFPISLILAPTRELALQIYDEARKFSYRSKVRPCVVYGGADIGQQIRDLERGCHLLVATPGRLVDMMERGKIGLDYCNYLVLDEADRMLDMGFEPQIRRIVEQDTMPHKGIRHTMMFSATFPKEIQILARDFLEDYIFLAVGRVGSTSENITQKVVWVEESDKRSFLLDLLSATVIPSEVQDNTGDNIEKPGKDSLTLVFVETKKGADALEDFLYREGYACTSIHGDRSQRDREEALSQFRSGKCPILVATAVAARGLDISNVKHVINFDLPSDIEEYVHRIGRTGRVGNLGLATSFFNDKNGNITKDLLDILGEAKQEIPSWLESLAYEHQHKSSTRGRSKRFAGGFGARDYRQTAAGGNAGGFAGRGRNQGGHGGARGFGGGGFGNFYTSDGYGGNYSHSQVDWWGN from the exons ATGAGTCATGTGGCCGTCGAAGGTGTCCACGGTCTggaacagcag TTGGCTGTACTGGACTTGACTGCAGCAGATGGACAAG GAAGATACATTCCTCCACATTTAAGAAACAAGGATGCTTCCAAAAATG AATTTCAAACACTATCTTCGTGTTCAGCAGGAAATGCCTTTGTTGCTGGCCGACAGGCGGGTTACGCCATTGCACCTGCAGCAAACT ATGGTTGGGATGGAGGACGCAACAATTTTGTAAATGGCTACCATGATAACCGCATGCCCGGTGGTAACTCCTTTAACCGTGGGCCACCTCGTATGGAGCGGGGAcgaggaggagttggaggaggtTACCGCGGTAACAGGGGTGGAGCCTTTAACCCCATCAACCCAGCACAGCCAATGGCCTTTGCTGGCTATGAAGCGAAAG ATGCCGTAGGCTGGAACACTGCTAAGGATGCCTATAATAACTTTGGGAGCAACAGGGGAAAATCAGCATTCTTTAATGATAGAGGCAACGCAAACAGAGGGAG GTTTGAGCACGGAGGATTTGGCGGCGGCGGAGGAAACAGCCGCTGGGTTGAGGAGTCCAGAGATGATGGTGACTGGTCCAAACCAACACCTCGTAATGAACGCCTTGAACA TGAGTTGTTTTCTGGCAGTAATACTGGGATTAATTTTGAGAGATATGATGACATTCCCGTTGAGGCCACAGGACACAACTGCCCTCACCACATTGAAAGT TTCCAAGATCTTGATCTGGGTGAGATTATCATGGGAAACATTGCTTTAAGTCGGTACACAAGACCGACTCCTGTCCAGAAGTATGCCATCCCCATTATCAAGTCAAAGCGAGACCTCATGGCCTGTGCACAGACAG GCTCTGGGAAGACTGCAGCATTCCTGTTGCCAATTCTCAGCCAAATCTACACCGAAGGACCAGGAGAAGCTCTTAATGCAGCCAAGGCCTCTGGACAG GAAAATGGAAAGTACGGCCGTCGCAAGCAGTTCCCGATTTCTCTGATCCTGGCTCCAACCAGAGAACTGGCTCTGCAAATATACGATGAAGCCAGGAAG TTTTCCTACAGATCCAAAGTGCGACCTTGTGTTGTCTATGGTGGAGCAGACATTGGTCAGCAGATCAGAGATCTGGAGAGaggctgccacctgctggtggcaACTCCAGGAAGACTGGTAGACATGATGGAGAGGGGAAAGATCGGGCTGGACTACTGCAA CTACCTGGTCTTAGATGAAGCTGATCGCATGCTGGATATGGGCTTTGAACCCCAGATAAGACGTATTGTGGAACAGGACACCATGCCACATAAAGGCATTCGACACACCATGATGTTCAGTGCTACCTTTCCTAAAGAGATTCAG ATCCTGGCCAGGGACTTCCTGGAGGACTATATCTTCCTGGCAGTGGGCCGAGTTGGCTCCACTTCTGAGAATATTACTCAGAAGGTGGTGTGGGTGGAGGAGAGTGACAAGAGGTCTTTTCTGCTGGACCTGCTCAGTGCTACAG TCATCCCCAGTGAGGTTCAGGACAATACTGGAGACAACATAGAGAAACCTG gaaaGGACTCGTTGACTCTGGTTTTTGTGGAGACAAAGAAAGGTGCTGATGCCTTGGAGGACTTCCTGTATCGAGAGGGGTATGCTTGCACCAGTATCCATGGTGACCGCTCCCAGAGAGATCGTGAGGAGGCCCTCAGTCAATTTAGATCAGGAAAATGTCCCATTCTGGTGGCCACAGCG GTAGCTGCTCGAGGTCTGGACATCTCCAACGTGAAGCATGTTATCAACTTTGACCTGCCCAGTGACATAGAGGAGTATGTCCACCGTATTGGACGTACAGGACGTGTCGGGAATCTGG GACTGGCAACATCTTTCTTTAATGATAAAAATGGGAACATCACTAAGGACCTACTGGACATCCTTGGTGAGGCCAAACAAGAAATTCCGTCTTGGCTCGAGAGCCTGGCCTATGAACACCAGCATAAGAGCAGCACCAGGGGGCGCTCTAAGAG GTTTGCTGGTGGCTTTGGAGCTCGTGATTATCGCCAGACTGCTGCAGGAGGCAACGCGGGAGGCTTTGCAGGACGTGGTCGCAACCAGGGAGGACATGGAGGGGCGCGTGGCTTTGGAGGAG gTGGTTTTGGTAACTTCTACACCAGTGATGGCTATGGAGGCAACTACTCACACTCTCAAGTTGACTGGTGGGGCAATTAG
- the LOC101078603 gene encoding ATP-dependent RNA helicase DDX3X-like isoform X6, translating to MSHVAVEGVHGLEQQLAVLDLTAADGQGRYIPPHLRNKDASKNAGNAFVAGRQAGYAIAPAANYGWDGGRNNFVNGYHDNRMPGGNSFNRGPPRMERGRGGVGGGYRGNRGGAFNPINPAQPMAFAGYEAKDAVGWNTAKDAYNNFGSNRGKSAFFNDRGNANRGRFEHGGFGGGGGNSRWVEESRDDGDWSKPTPRNERLEHELFSGSNTGINFERYDDIPVEATGHNCPHHIESFQDLDLGEIIMGNIALSRYTRPTPVQKYAIPIIKSKRDLMACAQTGSGKTAAFLLPILSQIYTEGPGEALNAAKASGQENGKYGRRKQFPISLILAPTRELALQIYDEARKFSYRSKVRPCVVYGGADIGQQIRDLERGCHLLVATPGRLVDMMERGKIGLDYCNYLVLDEADRMLDMGFEPQIRRIVEQDTMPHKGIRHTMMFSATFPKEIQILARDFLEDYIFLAVGRVGSTSENITQKVVWVEESDKRSFLLDLLSATVIPSEVQDNTGDNIEKPGKDSLTLVFVETKKGADALEDFLYREGYACTSIHGDRSQRDREEALSQFRSGKCPILVATAVAARGLDISNVKHVINFDLPSDIEEYVHRIGRTGRVGNLGLATSFFNDKNGNITKDLLDILGEAKQEIPSWLESLAYEHQHKSSTRGRSKRFAGGFGARDYRQTAAGGNAGGFAGRGRNQGGHGGARGFGGGGFGNFYTSDGYGGNYSHSQVDWWGN from the exons ATGAGTCATGTGGCCGTCGAAGGTGTCCACGGTCTggaacagcag TTGGCTGTACTGGACTTGACTGCAGCAGATGGACAAG GAAGATACATTCCTCCACATTTAAGAAACAAGGATGCTTCCAAAAATG CAGGAAATGCCTTTGTTGCTGGCCGACAGGCGGGTTACGCCATTGCACCTGCAGCAAACT ATGGTTGGGATGGAGGACGCAACAATTTTGTAAATGGCTACCATGATAACCGCATGCCCGGTGGTAACTCCTTTAACCGTGGGCCACCTCGTATGGAGCGGGGAcgaggaggagttggaggaggtTACCGCGGTAACAGGGGTGGAGCCTTTAACCCCATCAACCCAGCACAGCCAATGGCCTTTGCTGGCTATGAAGCGAAAG ATGCCGTAGGCTGGAACACTGCTAAGGATGCCTATAATAACTTTGGGAGCAACAGGGGAAAATCAGCATTCTTTAATGATAGAGGCAACGCAAACAGAGGGAG GTTTGAGCACGGAGGATTTGGCGGCGGCGGAGGAAACAGCCGCTGGGTTGAGGAGTCCAGAGATGATGGTGACTGGTCCAAACCAACACCTCGTAATGAACGCCTTGAACA TGAGTTGTTTTCTGGCAGTAATACTGGGATTAATTTTGAGAGATATGATGACATTCCCGTTGAGGCCACAGGACACAACTGCCCTCACCACATTGAAAGT TTCCAAGATCTTGATCTGGGTGAGATTATCATGGGAAACATTGCTTTAAGTCGGTACACAAGACCGACTCCTGTCCAGAAGTATGCCATCCCCATTATCAAGTCAAAGCGAGACCTCATGGCCTGTGCACAGACAG GCTCTGGGAAGACTGCAGCATTCCTGTTGCCAATTCTCAGCCAAATCTACACCGAAGGACCAGGAGAAGCTCTTAATGCAGCCAAGGCCTCTGGACAG GAAAATGGAAAGTACGGCCGTCGCAAGCAGTTCCCGATTTCTCTGATCCTGGCTCCAACCAGAGAACTGGCTCTGCAAATATACGATGAAGCCAGGAAG TTTTCCTACAGATCCAAAGTGCGACCTTGTGTTGTCTATGGTGGAGCAGACATTGGTCAGCAGATCAGAGATCTGGAGAGaggctgccacctgctggtggcaACTCCAGGAAGACTGGTAGACATGATGGAGAGGGGAAAGATCGGGCTGGACTACTGCAA CTACCTGGTCTTAGATGAAGCTGATCGCATGCTGGATATGGGCTTTGAACCCCAGATAAGACGTATTGTGGAACAGGACACCATGCCACATAAAGGCATTCGACACACCATGATGTTCAGTGCTACCTTTCCTAAAGAGATTCAG ATCCTGGCCAGGGACTTCCTGGAGGACTATATCTTCCTGGCAGTGGGCCGAGTTGGCTCCACTTCTGAGAATATTACTCAGAAGGTGGTGTGGGTGGAGGAGAGTGACAAGAGGTCTTTTCTGCTGGACCTGCTCAGTGCTACAG TCATCCCCAGTGAGGTTCAGGACAATACTGGAGACAACATAGAGAAACCTG gaaaGGACTCGTTGACTCTGGTTTTTGTGGAGACAAAGAAAGGTGCTGATGCCTTGGAGGACTTCCTGTATCGAGAGGGGTATGCTTGCACCAGTATCCATGGTGACCGCTCCCAGAGAGATCGTGAGGAGGCCCTCAGTCAATTTAGATCAGGAAAATGTCCCATTCTGGTGGCCACAGCG GTAGCTGCTCGAGGTCTGGACATCTCCAACGTGAAGCATGTTATCAACTTTGACCTGCCCAGTGACATAGAGGAGTATGTCCACCGTATTGGACGTACAGGACGTGTCGGGAATCTGG GACTGGCAACATCTTTCTTTAATGATAAAAATGGGAACATCACTAAGGACCTACTGGACATCCTTGGTGAGGCCAAACAAGAAATTCCGTCTTGGCTCGAGAGCCTGGCCTATGAACACCAGCATAAGAGCAGCACCAGGGGGCGCTCTAAGAG GTTTGCTGGTGGCTTTGGAGCTCGTGATTATCGCCAGACTGCTGCAGGAGGCAACGCGGGAGGCTTTGCAGGACGTGGTCGCAACCAGGGAGGACATGGAGGGGCGCGTGGCTTTGGAGGAG gTGGTTTTGGTAACTTCTACACCAGTGATGGCTATGGAGGCAACTACTCACACTCTCAAGTTGACTGGTGGGGCAATTAG